The following is a genomic window from Pseudomonas sp. FP2335.
GAAGAAAGCGTCGCCACCTTGCCGGGCCTGGATGGCCGCAAGATGTCCAAGAGCTACGACAACACCATCCCGTTGTTCACCAGCGCCAAGGACATGAAGGACGCGATCTCGCGGATCGTCACGGACTCCCGTGCGCCGGGCGAAGCCAAGGACCCGGACAACTCCCACCTGTTCACCCTGTACCAGGCGTTTGCCAGCAAGCCCCAGGAAGAAGAATTCCGCGCTGAGCTGCTGCAAGGTCTGGGTTGGGGCGAGGCCAAGGCCCGTCTGTTCCAACTGCTGGACGGTCAACTGGGCGAAGCCCGCGAGCGTTATCACCAACTGATGTCGCGCCCGTCGGACATGGAAGACCTGTTGTTGGTCGGCGCCAAGAAAGCCCGCGCCGTGGCGGCACCGTTCCTCGCCGAGTTGCGTGAGGCAGTGGGCCTGCGTTCGTTCGTCGAGCAGGCCGCGGCACCGGTCGCGACCAAGAAGAAAGCGGCGAAAGCGGCGCGTTTCGTGAGCTTCCGCGAGGATGACGGCAGCTTCCGCTTCCGCCTGCTGGCCGCCGATGGCGAACAATTGTTGCTGTCGCGCAACTTTGCCGACGGTAAAGCCGCTGGCGCCGTCACCAAGGCGCTGCAAAACGGCGACGCACTGGACGTACGCACCGAAGCCCTGGGCTTCAGCGTATGGCTGGACGGCGCGGTCGTGGCCGACAGCGCGCAGTTCGCTGACGACGCCTCCCGTGACGCCGCCATCGCCGCCTTGCGCGTTGCGTTGACCCCCATCGAGGATTGACCCGACCAAGGGTTGATTGCCATTAATCAGGGCCGTCGTTACAGTGACGGCCCGTTTTTGTTGCCTTGCTAACGAAATTATGACGCCCCTAGAACGATACCAAGCTGATCTGAAACGCCCTGAATTCTTCCATGACGCAGCCCAGGAAACGGCGGTGCGTCATTTGCAGCGCCTGTACGACGATCTCGTCGCGGCCTCGCAAAGCAAGCCAGGGATGCTCGGCAAGCTGTTCGGCAAGAAAGACCGCACGCCAGTCAAAGGCCTGTATTTCTGGGGCGGCGTCGGCCGCGGCAAGACCTATCTGGTGGACACCTTCTTCGAAGCGCTGCCGTTCAAGGAAAAGGTCCGGACGCACTTCCACCGCTTCATGAAGCGCGTGCACGAAGAAATGAAGACCCTGCCGGGCGAGAAAAACCCGCTGACCATCATTGCCAAGCGCTTCTCCGACGAAGCGCGGGTGATCTGCTTC
Proteins encoded in this region:
- a CDS encoding tryptophan--tRNA ligase is translated as MTTRTRILTGITTTGTPHLGNYAGAIRPAILASQDANADSFYFLADYHALIKCDDPQRIQRSRMEIAATWLAGGLDVNRVTFYRQSDIPEIPELTWLLTCVAAKGLLNRAHAYKASVDKNVEAGEDPDAGITMGLYSYPVLMAADILMFNAHKVPVGRDQIQHVEMARDIGQRFNHLFGKGKEFFTMPEALIEESVATLPGLDGRKMSKSYDNTIPLFTSAKDMKDAISRIVTDSRAPGEAKDPDNSHLFTLYQAFASKPQEEEFRAELLQGLGWGEAKARLFQLLDGQLGEARERYHQLMSRPSDMEDLLLVGAKKARAVAAPFLAELREAVGLRSFVEQAAAPVATKKKAAKAARFVSFREDDGSFRFRLLAADGEQLLLSRNFADGKAAGAVTKALQNGDALDVRTEALGFSVWLDGAVVADSAQFADDASRDAAIAALRVALTPIED